In Treponema primitia ZAS-2, a genomic segment contains:
- a CDS encoding JAB domain-containing protein: MLYEIVSERKVTYTTIIKNPDDMYKLVKRYAQAKKEQFIVVTLNTAHEPLSVRIVSTGTINRAIIHPREVFYPATQDLASAVILCHNHPSGSLKPSCGDKVMTNRLIAAGQIMGIHILDHLIIGKSGYFSFRENGCLLEGDEILKLSLKDFVEGT; this comes from the coding sequence ATGCTCTATGAAATCGTCTCTGAACGGAAAGTGACATACACCACCATAATTAAAAACCCCGACGATATGTACAAGCTTGTGAAACGATACGCCCAGGCAAAAAAAGAGCAGTTTATTGTAGTGACACTTAATACTGCCCATGAACCATTATCAGTCCGTATTGTGAGTACTGGAACTATCAACAGGGCAATCATACATCCACGGGAAGTATTCTACCCGGCTACCCAAGACTTAGCCTCGGCGGTGATTCTTTGCCACAATCACCCTTCGGGCAGCTTAAAGCCGTCCTGCGGGGACAAGGTTATGACTAATAGGCTCATAGCCGCAGGACAAATTATGGGAATCCACATTTTAGATCATCTTATCATTGGAAAATCCGGGTACTTCAGTTTTCGGGAGAATGGCTGTCTGCTGGAAGGTGATGAAATTCTAAAACTGTCTTTGAAAGATTTTGTTGAGGGAACATAA
- a CDS encoding DUF932 domain-containing protein, protein MAHGIMENDWMFSGKGVVPWHEIGTVLDGVLTSGEAIKAAKLTWKVDQIPVFAAGNWAEAIPGFVANVRNDTKEVLGIVTDRYCVAQNQDVFAFADELIGTNKAKCTYETAGSLWNGRRVFMLVNMPKGRIVGDDYQPYLCLSNAHDGTASLQVFLTGIRVVCNNTLTAALHTAKRKISIRHLTNMEQRKDEALRTMGVASKYFHDLEVFASMLAGKKVNITKVLDKLFPASKQMSTRQVKSNLEVKELIKTLFKQKDDLQNFRGTAWGAYQAIADYRSNAEPRRKTATYADTKMARFLDGDDVMTQAQEIILELAA, encoded by the coding sequence ATGGCACATGGAATTATGGAGAACGATTGGATGTTCAGCGGCAAAGGCGTTGTACCCTGGCATGAAATTGGGACAGTGCTGGACGGCGTACTCACTTCGGGCGAAGCTATAAAAGCGGCAAAACTTACCTGGAAGGTTGACCAGATTCCGGTATTTGCTGCTGGTAACTGGGCTGAGGCAATACCGGGTTTTGTGGCAAATGTCAGGAATGACACAAAAGAAGTCCTTGGCATTGTGACCGACCGGTACTGTGTTGCCCAAAACCAAGATGTGTTTGCCTTTGCAGATGAATTGATAGGGACAAACAAGGCAAAATGCACCTATGAAACTGCCGGGAGCCTTTGGAATGGCCGGAGGGTTTTCATGCTGGTGAATATGCCGAAAGGCCGGATAGTGGGTGACGACTACCAGCCCTATCTTTGCCTGTCCAATGCCCATGACGGCACAGCGTCCCTGCAAGTCTTCCTGACCGGTATCAGGGTAGTCTGTAACAATACCCTGACGGCAGCGCTCCATACCGCAAAACGGAAAATATCAATCCGGCATTTGACAAACATGGAACAGCGCAAGGATGAAGCCCTGCGGACCATGGGCGTGGCATCCAAATACTTCCACGATCTTGAAGTATTTGCGTCCATGCTCGCCGGAAAGAAGGTCAACATCACAAAAGTGCTGGACAAACTTTTCCCCGCTTCCAAACAGATGTCCACCCGCCAGGTTAAATCAAACCTTGAAGTAAAGGAGCTTATCAAGACGCTTTTCAAGCAGAAGGATGACCTGCAAAACTTCCGGGGGACGGCATGGGGGGCATACCAGGCAATCGCGGATTACCGCAGCAATGCCGAGCCGAGACGCAAAACAGCGACGTATGCGGATACAAAAATGGCGCGGTTTCTGGACGGCGATGATGTAATGACCCAAGCCCAGGAAATTATCCTGGAGCTTGCTGCATAG